The sequence below is a genomic window from Aureispira sp. CCB-E.
ACGATACAGTAATATATGAAATTATCAATAACCCCAGCACAAAAAAGTGCTGTTACCAACGAGTTAAGCAAACATAACCTTGCTTTTCAACAAATTTATAAAGGCGATCGAGCAGACCGACAACCAGTACATACTGTATATGGTGGTGCTAATCTTTTTGATGCAACAATTGTTACCAAATTACAAACCAAAGCTATCAGTAGTTTAAAATATTATGCACCTAATTTTTGTGTATTGGGTCGTGTGTTAAAACTGGAAGGTTGGGAATATTTGCCTACGAGTACTAATGAAATTCAAATTCTTCAAGAACGATTGGATAATTTGCCAGAGGTGGAACGAAAAAAAGAACCTCATTGGTTGGCTTATACCGTCTACAATAAGTTGGTTGCAAAATTAGAGCATGAGCCTTTAGAAGATTTTAGAATTGATTTTGAGGATGGTTTTGGTAATAGAAGTGACGAAGAGGAAGATGCAACAGCAGCTAGAGCGGCGGAAGAAGTTGCTAAAGGGATGCAAGAAGGAACCTTGCCGCCTTTTATTGGTATACGAATCAAGCCTTTTAGTGAAGATTTAAAAGAGAGAGGAATTCGCACCCTAGATATTTTTATTAGCACACTTTGCGCAGCAACGGGCGGGCAATTGCCTGAAAATTTTGTTGTAATGCTCCCAAAAGTAACCATTGAAGGACAAGTAGAAGCATTAGTGCAGTTGTTTGAATGGTTGGAGGCTGCTAATGGCATTGCTAAAGGGGCTTTAAAAATGGAAATGATGGTTGAGACAACGCAATCTATTATGGGAGAGGAAGGTCGAAATCCTTTAATGCGTTTTATCCGTGCTAGCAAAGGGCGTTTAATTGCCTGCCATTTTGGAACTTATGATTATACGGCTTCTTGTAGTATCACTGCTAAGTACCAAACAATGGATCATCCTGTTTGTGATTTTGCGCACCATATGACAAAAGTAGCCTTGGCACATACTGGAATTTGGTTGTCGGATGGAGCAACAAATGTAATGCCTGTAGGGCCTCATCGAGGAGAGGAGCTAAGTTATGCTCAATTAAAAGAAAATACAGAGATTGTACATCGTGCTTGGAAAATGGGCTATGACCATGTCCGTCATTCTCTTTGGAATGGATTTTATCAAGGATGGGATTTACACCCTGCGCAATTTATTGCTCGTTATGCGGCTGTTTATGCCTTTTTCTTGGAAAGTTATAGCGATGCAGCTTTGCGGTTGAAAAATTTTATTGATAAGGCAGCTAGAGCAACCTTGACAACAGATATTTTTGATGATGCGGCAACGGGGCAAGGCTTGTTGAATTATTTCTTGAAAGGAATGAATAGTGGTGCAATTTCAGAAGAGGAAGCAATGGCAACAGGACTGACACTAGAAGAGATTCGAAGTCGTTCTTTTTTAGCAATATTAAAAGGTCGCCGCGCTCAATAATCGAATCATTATAAGAAGCCAATAGTTTGTTAGAACCATGCAGTAGCACCGCAGAAGTGCTAATAAATAATTGCTAACCTAACTAAAGGGAAAAAAGCACCTCACAAATTCAAACAATTATTGAATGAAAGAAGTACAATTATGGAAATTTGTTGCTCAAAAAATCAATGCCAATCAACGGGTTGCTCTAATGTTTGTTGCCGAAAGTATAGGGAGTAGCCCTGGGCGACAAGGACATTATATGGCGGTGAGTGAAGATGCTAGTATGTACGGAACAATAGGCGGTGGTGCTATGGAATACAAACAGGTAGAAGTATGCAAAAAATTATTAAAAACTACAACCAATACTTGTACTCGGCAGCAACTAGTCCATGATAAAAGTGATAGAAGTAAATGGTCGGGTCTGTCTTGTTCTGGTGAACAGACAGTCCTGACTTTCTTTTTGAATAGAGAACACAAGGCATTCGTTGAGAAAATAGTATGGGCTTGTACAGATGAAAAAGATTATCATTTGGTGTTGGCTGCTGATAATACGCTAGTTGTAGAAGAAGCGAATGCCGCAGCGCCTAAGTTTGAATATACTTTTAGTTCTATTGAAAATTGGACCTATCGTTTTATAATAAACAATCAAGATCGAGTCTATTTAATCGGAGGAGGGCATGTGGGCTTAGCATTGTGCCGTCAACTTGCGTGGCTTAATTTTAAGGTGGTCTTAATTGACAACCGAGCCGATTTGCCAACAGAGGAATATGACGAATTTATTTCTAAAAAAATTATAACCAACTATAAAAAAGTAGCTAATTTTGTTCCAAGTACAAAACGAGATTATATTGTCATTATGAGCTTTTCTAGTGCTTTAGATACATTGATATTGAGTCAGTTAATTCGAAAAGAGGCTTGTTATATTGGAATGATGGCAAGCCAAGTTAAAGTCAATCGAATTCGAACTATATTGCTAGAAAAAGGTTATTCAGAAGCAGATTTTGAGCGGGTCAAAACGCCAATAGGCATTCCTATCAAATGCAAAAGCCCAGCAGAAATTGCCGTGAGCGTAGCGGCAGAAATGATAGACATTAGAAATCGAATCAATTAGAGAAAAAAAAATCTTAGAAGGAAAATAGGGATTAATGATTAAGGACCAACATAATAGAATACATGATTATCTACGCATTTCTTTGACAGAGCGTTGTAATTTACGCTGTTTTTATTGCATGCCTGAGGAAGGAGTAGAGTTGGCTCCTAAGTCGCACTTGATGACTTATGAGGAAATTTTGTCAATTGCTACCACATTTGTCGAAATGGGCGTGAAAAAAATTCGCCTAACAGGTGGAGAACCATTAGTCCGCAAAGATGCCACTATTATTATAGAAGCACTCGGAGCACTCCCTGTAGAATTAGCAATTACAACAAACGGAATTATTGTAGATCGGTTTGTTGCGGCATTTAAAAAAGCAGGACTAAAGGCTGTTAACATTAGTTTGGATACATTGGATCGGGATAAATTTGCTTTGGTCACCAAGCGAGATGATTTTCAGAAAGTACGCCAAAATATTGATTTATTATTAGCAGAAGGCTTTCATGTAAAGATTAATGTTGTTTTGATGCGTGCCATTAATTTTGACGAAATTATTGATTTTATAGAATTGACCAAGGCTCAAAATTTACAAATTCAATTTATAGAGTTTATGCCCTTTGATGGAAATCAATGGGATTGGAAAAAAGGTATCTCGTTAGCAGAAATTGTAGAGAAAGCAACTAATTATTACAATGAAAACAATATCCTTCGGATAGCAGATAAACCCAACGATACTGCTGTTAACTATAAAGTACGAGGGTATCAAGGATCTTTTGCTATTATTAGTACAATTACAAATCCGTTTTGTGGTACGTGCAATCGAATCCGTTTAACAGCGAATGGACGAATTAAAAACTGCTTGTTTTCAACCAGCGAAACAGATTTATTAACGCCATTTCGAGCAGGGGAAGATATTCGACCAATTATTCTGAAAAGTATTCAGTCAAAAGCACCTGCTAGAGGTGGTTGGGAGAGTTTAGAAGCATTTTCTAAACCAGAAAATCATGGACAAAATCGCTCTATGATTTTGATTGGTGGCTAAACATTGAATCCAATAATTGCTTATTATTGGGAATTTTTCCCATCTTTGAATTTAACTTCTTTAGAAAGATAAAATAGCTATTATACAATAACAATAATAGTTGACTAATTTTTAGTTTTTAACTTGTTTTGCTTCGTGAGCTCGCAAGCTTAGTTAGCTGCTACTGTGTAGTTCAAGCGAACTAATGATACGATTAACAATGATTCAAATCCTCGCAGAATATCCCTTGTTGTTGCTTTTTGTTGTTGCTTCTTTAGGGTATTTAATTGGTAATATATCCATCAAAGGAAATTCTTTAGGCGTTGCTGCCATTTTGTTTACAGGATTGTTTTTTGGTGCTATAGATGCTCAATTACAAATTCCAGAAATTGTTTTATTGCTTGGGTTGTCGATTTATGTCTATTCTATAGGCTTGAGTTCGGGACCAGCTTTTTTTGA
It includes:
- the moaA gene encoding GTP 3',8-cyclase MoaA; translation: MIKDQHNRIHDYLRISLTERCNLRCFYCMPEEGVELAPKSHLMTYEEILSIATTFVEMGVKKIRLTGGEPLVRKDATIIIEALGALPVELAITTNGIIVDRFVAAFKKAGLKAVNISLDTLDRDKFALVTKRDDFQKVRQNIDLLLAEGFHVKINVVLMRAINFDEIIDFIELTKAQNLQIQFIEFMPFDGNQWDWKKGISLAEIVEKATNYYNENNILRIADKPNDTAVNYKVRGYQGSFAIISTITNPFCGTCNRIRLTANGRIKNCLFSTSETDLLTPFRAGEDIRPIILKSIQSKAPARGGWESLEAFSKPENHGQNRSMILIGG
- a CDS encoding DUF6986 family protein, whose product is MKLSITPAQKSAVTNELSKHNLAFQQIYKGDRADRQPVHTVYGGANLFDATIVTKLQTKAISSLKYYAPNFCVLGRVLKLEGWEYLPTSTNEIQILQERLDNLPEVERKKEPHWLAYTVYNKLVAKLEHEPLEDFRIDFEDGFGNRSDEEEDATAARAAEEVAKGMQEGTLPPFIGIRIKPFSEDLKERGIRTLDIFISTLCAATGGQLPENFVVMLPKVTIEGQVEALVQLFEWLEAANGIAKGALKMEMMVETTQSIMGEEGRNPLMRFIRASKGRLIACHFGTYDYTASCSITAKYQTMDHPVCDFAHHMTKVALAHTGIWLSDGATNVMPVGPHRGEELSYAQLKENTEIVHRAWKMGYDHVRHSLWNGFYQGWDLHPAQFIARYAAVYAFFLESYSDAALRLKNFIDKAARATLTTDIFDDAATGQGLLNYFLKGMNSGAISEEEAMATGLTLEEIRSRSFLAILKGRRAQ
- a CDS encoding XdhC family protein, which produces MKEVQLWKFVAQKINANQRVALMFVAESIGSSPGRQGHYMAVSEDASMYGTIGGGAMEYKQVEVCKKLLKTTTNTCTRQQLVHDKSDRSKWSGLSCSGEQTVLTFFLNREHKAFVEKIVWACTDEKDYHLVLAADNTLVVEEANAAAPKFEYTFSSIENWTYRFIINNQDRVYLIGGGHVGLALCRQLAWLNFKVVLIDNRADLPTEEYDEFISKKIITNYKKVANFVPSTKRDYIVIMSFSSALDTLILSQLIRKEACYIGMMASQVKVNRIRTILLEKGYSEADFERVKTPIGIPIKCKSPAEIAVSVAAEMIDIRNRIN